From one Cupriavidus sp. P-10 genomic stretch:
- a CDS encoding cupin domain-containing protein codes for MLHFTNAAREFVETGFPGIRVATIWAENGEGADFIEFKAGARFPLHDHEGPEQILVLSGRIRFGDLVLSAGDFMKIGNGEQHDAEALEDSVFFLAHVGGAIIQE; via the coding sequence ATGCTTCACTTCACCAACGCCGCCCGCGAATTCGTTGAAACTGGCTTCCCCGGCATCCGGGTGGCAACGATCTGGGCAGAGAACGGCGAAGGTGCGGACTTCATCGAATTCAAGGCGGGCGCCCGTTTCCCGCTGCATGACCATGAAGGCCCTGAACAGATCCTCGTGCTGTCGGGACGCATCCGCTTCGGCGACCTGGTGCTGTCCGCGGGTGACTTTATGAAGATCGGCAACGGCGAACAGCATGATGCCGAGGCCCTCGAAGATTCCGTGTTCTTCCTCGCGCACGTCGGCGGCGCGATTATCCAGGAGTAA
- a CDS encoding LysR substrate-binding domain-containing protein, with product MLVTPRSVKSLEALQSTQQLKTIVFRLGCSYRQRLEGLLAQAGIRAATPLEFGSLDAILACVAGGIGVTLLPRGVVAAAQDTIAIHALPPEISHVETLFIRRRDAYVSSAMLAFIQAARSGFGALREAA from the coding sequence GTGCTGGTGACGCCGCGGAGCGTGAAATCGCTGGAAGCCCTGCAATCCACGCAACAACTGAAGACCATCGTGTTTCGCCTTGGCTGCTCGTACCGGCAACGGCTGGAAGGGCTGCTGGCGCAGGCCGGGATTCGTGCCGCGACGCCGCTCGAATTCGGCTCGCTGGATGCCATCTTGGCGTGCGTCGCGGGCGGTATCGGCGTCACGCTGTTGCCGCGTGGCGTCGTCGCCGCCGCGCAGGATACGATTGCCATCCACGCGCTTCCACCCGAGATATCCCATGTGGAAACGCTGTTCATACGGCGCCGCGACGCCTATGTCTCCAGCGCCATGCTCGCCTTTATCCAGGCCGCGCGCTCGGGCTTCGGTGCGCTGAGGGAAGCGGCCTGA
- a CDS encoding MOSC domain-containing protein: MPETTSNVPIDAIFAGGIGILGEEGHRSGIFKRRIDGEVRVAADGIVGDQHADRRVHGGPEKAVHHFATENYAILASGFPPVADALVPGSLGENIATVGLDECSVHIGDIYRAGSVVLQVSQPRSPCWKINHRFAVEGMSLLVARERITGWYYRVLRPGSIRQGDVLERLERATGRFSISEFWQVVSAHVPEVDDMLALIAVDGLADDWKRRLTERVRWIRERRATCAAASATTQAGPLHR; this comes from the coding sequence ATGCCTGAGACGACAAGCAACGTACCCATTGACGCGATCTTTGCCGGCGGCATCGGCATACTAGGCGAAGAAGGGCATCGCAGCGGCATCTTCAAGCGGCGCATCGACGGCGAGGTCCGGGTCGCCGCGGATGGCATCGTTGGCGATCAGCATGCGGATAGGCGGGTGCATGGCGGGCCGGAGAAGGCCGTCCACCATTTCGCCACGGAAAACTATGCCATCCTGGCGAGCGGCTTTCCCCCGGTTGCCGATGCGCTGGTTCCCGGCAGCCTTGGCGAGAACATTGCCACGGTCGGGCTCGACGAGTGCAGCGTGCATATCGGCGATATCTATCGGGCCGGCAGCGTGGTGCTGCAGGTTTCGCAGCCGCGCAGTCCTTGCTGGAAGATCAATCATCGTTTCGCTGTCGAAGGGATGTCGTTGCTGGTGGCCAGGGAACGCATCACCGGGTGGTATTACCGCGTGCTCCGGCCGGGATCGATCCGGCAGGGAGATGTTCTGGAGCGCCTCGAACGCGCGACCGGCCGGTTTTCGATCAGCGAGTTCTGGCAGGTCGTGTCGGCGCACGTCCCGGAAGTCGATGACATGCTGGCGCTGATTGCCGTGGATGGACTGGCCGATGACTGGAAGCGGCGGCTGACCGAACGCGTGCGGTGGATACGCGAGCGCCGTGCCACTTGTGCCGCCGCTAGTGCCACTACGCAGGCCGGACCGCTGCATCGCTGA
- a CDS encoding acyl-CoA carboxylase subunit beta: MSWQPEIDELAYRRRLAARMGGEGKVERHKAAGKLTVRERIDALADPGSFREVGGLSGSGRYDSNGRLVDLIPSNLVMGRAQVGGRPAVLVGDDFTVRGGANEGAVGDKLIHAEKMAHDLRLPMIRLVDGTGGGGSVRNIEIKGHTLIPTMKVWQHVVENMSVVPVVSLALGSVAGMGAARVAASHYSVMVRETSQLFNEGPPSVVARFGEELSKNELGGSQIHTRNGVVDDEVGTEQEAFARARRFLSYLPASVFELPPRIEPSDDPARRDEWLLSAIPRDGRADYKIRPIVQALVDADSFFEIGMHWGCAVITALARLDGWPVAVIASDPSFHGGSWDSDSAEKFTRFVDMAQAFHLPVVNLVDTAGFQVGLEAEKAGIMRYGVRALAALYQATVPWCSVILRRAYGVSAAGHQHMGRFNFRYAWPSANWGALPIEGGLDVAYKAEIEGADDPVQKRAEIELRVRSLTSPFRSAEAFVIEDIIDPRETRTLLCEFANLAAPLREAGTSRFGIRP, translated from the coding sequence GTGAGCTGGCAGCCTGAAATCGACGAACTGGCCTACCGACGGCGGCTTGCCGCCCGGATGGGCGGCGAAGGCAAGGTGGAACGCCACAAGGCGGCTGGCAAGCTGACGGTGCGCGAGCGTATCGATGCACTTGCCGATCCCGGCTCGTTCCGCGAAGTGGGAGGCCTGAGCGGCAGCGGCCGCTATGACAGCAACGGGCGGCTGGTGGACCTCATTCCGTCGAACTTGGTGATGGGCCGCGCGCAGGTCGGCGGCCGGCCGGCCGTGCTGGTGGGCGACGACTTCACCGTGCGCGGCGGCGCCAACGAGGGCGCAGTGGGCGACAAGCTGATCCACGCCGAAAAGATGGCGCACGACCTGCGGCTGCCGATGATCCGGCTGGTCGACGGCACCGGTGGCGGCGGTTCGGTGCGCAATATCGAGATCAAGGGCCATACCCTGATTCCCACCATGAAGGTCTGGCAACACGTGGTGGAGAACATGTCCGTGGTGCCGGTGGTGTCGCTGGCATTGGGATCCGTGGCGGGCATGGGCGCGGCCCGCGTGGCCGCCAGCCACTATTCGGTGATGGTCAGGGAAACCTCGCAACTGTTCAACGAGGGTCCGCCATCGGTGGTGGCCCGCTTCGGCGAGGAACTGAGCAAGAACGAGCTGGGCGGCAGCCAGATCCACACCCGCAACGGCGTGGTGGACGACGAGGTCGGCACCGAGCAGGAGGCCTTCGCGCGCGCGCGGCGGTTCCTGTCCTATCTCCCGGCTTCCGTGTTTGAACTGCCGCCGCGGATCGAGCCCAGCGACGACCCGGCGCGCCGCGACGAATGGCTGCTGTCGGCGATTCCGCGGGATGGCCGGGCCGACTACAAGATCCGGCCCATCGTGCAGGCGCTGGTGGATGCCGATTCGTTTTTCGAGATCGGCATGCACTGGGGCTGCGCTGTCATCACCGCCCTGGCCCGGCTCGATGGCTGGCCGGTGGCCGTGATCGCCAGCGACCCGTCCTTCCATGGCGGCAGCTGGGACAGCGACAGCGCCGAGAAATTCACGCGCTTTGTCGACATGGCCCAGGCGTTTCACCTGCCCGTGGTCAACCTGGTCGATACGGCCGGGTTCCAGGTCGGCCTGGAGGCCGAGAAGGCAGGGATCATGCGCTACGGCGTACGCGCGCTGGCCGCCCTCTACCAGGCCACGGTGCCGTGGTGCTCGGTGATCCTGCGCCGTGCCTACGGCGTGTCGGCAGCGGGCCACCAGCACATGGGGCGCTTCAACTTCCGCTATGCCTGGCCATCGGCCAACTGGGGCGCATTGCCGATCGAAGGCGGCCTCGACGTCGCCTACAAGGCCGAGATCGAAGGCGCCGACGATCCGGTGCAGAAGCGTGCCGAGATCGAGCTGCGCGTGCGCAGCCTGACGTCGCCATTCCGCAGCGCGGAAGCCTTTGTCATCGAAGACATCATCGACCCGCGCGAGACCCGCACGCTGCTGTGCGAGTTCGCCAACCTCGCGGCACCGCTGCGCGAAGCCGGCACCAGCCGGTTTGGCATCCGGCCTTGA
- a CDS encoding NAD(P)H-dependent flavin oxidoreductase — translation METTKPLDNRRNLLARLQISTPIIQAPMAGVGTPALAAAVSEAGGLGSLGVGAMDAEGARKAIRDTRALTGKPFNVNLFCHAPAHSDPAREKAWLDYLAPHFAEHDGTAPATLREIYKSFVEDEDMFRMLLEEKPAVVSFHFGLPAQHKIDALRDAGIVLLASATSLQEARQIEAAGIDAIVAQGIEAGGHRGVFDPAAYDEGLGTLALVRVLVQNTGLPVIAAGGIMDGAGIAAVLTLGAQAAQLGTAFVASPETSVDAAYRSALAADSKRPTTLTRAISGRAARGFTNRFTALGEHPDAPAIPDYPITYDAGKALHAAAKATGSADYAAQWAGQAVPLARSLPAAALVEQLRSELQDAIARLASLQRVTA, via the coding sequence ATGGAAACAACGAAGCCCCTGGACAACCGCCGCAACCTGCTTGCACGGCTGCAAATTTCCACGCCGATCATCCAGGCGCCGATGGCAGGCGTCGGTACGCCCGCGCTGGCGGCAGCCGTGTCCGAAGCCGGCGGCCTGGGTTCGCTCGGCGTCGGCGCCATGGACGCCGAGGGCGCGCGCAAGGCGATCCGCGACACGCGTGCCCTGACCGGCAAGCCGTTCAACGTCAACCTGTTCTGCCATGCGCCGGCCCATTCCGATCCCGCGCGCGAGAAGGCCTGGCTCGACTACCTCGCCCCGCACTTCGCGGAGCACGACGGCACGGCCCCTGCCACGCTGCGTGAGATCTACAAGAGCTTCGTCGAAGACGAGGACATGTTCCGGATGCTGCTGGAAGAAAAGCCCGCGGTCGTGAGCTTCCATTTCGGCCTTCCCGCCCAGCACAAGATCGATGCGCTGCGCGACGCGGGCATCGTGCTGCTGGCCAGCGCGACGTCGCTGCAGGAGGCTCGCCAGATCGAAGCCGCGGGTATCGACGCCATTGTTGCGCAGGGCATCGAAGCGGGCGGCCATCGCGGCGTGTTCGATCCGGCCGCCTACGACGAAGGGCTCGGTACGCTGGCGCTCGTGCGTGTCCTGGTGCAGAACACCGGCCTGCCGGTGATTGCAGCCGGCGGCATCATGGACGGCGCGGGCATTGCGGCGGTACTGACGCTCGGCGCGCAAGCGGCGCAACTTGGCACGGCTTTCGTCGCCAGCCCCGAGACATCGGTCGATGCCGCCTATCGCAGCGCGCTCGCGGCGGACAGCAAGCGCCCTACCACGCTCACGCGCGCCATCTCCGGCCGCGCCGCCCGGGGCTTCACGAACCGCTTCACGGCGCTCGGCGAGCATCCGGACGCGCCGGCCATTCCCGACTATCCCATCACGTATGACGCCGGCAAAGCGCTCCACGCTGCCGCCAAGGCCACGGGAAGCGCCGACTACGCGGCCCAGTGGGCAGGACAGGCGGTACCGCTGGCCCGATCGCTGCCCGCTGCCGCGCTGGTCGAACAGCTGCGGTCGGAACTCCAGGACGCGATCGCGCGCCTGGCCTCGCTGCAACGCGTGACCGCCTAG
- a CDS encoding LysR substrate-binding domain-containing protein, which produces MELAELEIFQAVAREQSITRAAKTLERVQSNVTTRIKQLEESLGVALFQRDSKKMILTPEGQRLLGYAEQLLALAEEARQSMRTNAPSGRLRLGSMESSAATLLPKPLGRYHAAWPDVELTVTTGTTQFLVDAVLAHRLDCAVVAHPGTGAPRSLDVAALGEGLDGVFLRTEELVLVLPATHPKVRQPRDVTLRHLAAFARGCTYRQCAEAWLEAGGEEMRRRLSVVEMPSYHAIFAYVSAGSAVGIVPRSLLALHPDAAEFHTVPIRPVHTFLVRRSGFSTSGYEAFLRELRHD; this is translated from the coding sequence GTGGAACTTGCTGAACTTGAAATCTTCCAGGCCGTCGCACGCGAACAAAGCATCACGCGTGCGGCCAAGACCCTGGAACGGGTGCAATCCAACGTCACCACGCGCATCAAGCAGCTGGAGGAAAGCCTGGGCGTGGCGCTGTTCCAGCGTGACAGCAAGAAGATGATCCTGACGCCCGAGGGCCAGCGCCTGCTGGGCTATGCCGAGCAATTGCTCGCGCTGGCCGAGGAGGCACGCCAGTCCATGCGCACCAATGCGCCAAGCGGCAGGCTGCGCCTGGGCTCGATGGAAAGCTCGGCGGCAACGCTGCTGCCAAAGCCGCTGGGGCGTTATCACGCGGCCTGGCCGGATGTCGAACTGACCGTCACGACGGGCACCACGCAATTCCTGGTCGACGCCGTGCTGGCGCACCGTCTCGATTGCGCGGTGGTGGCGCATCCGGGCACGGGCGCGCCGCGCAGCCTCGATGTCGCCGCGCTGGGTGAAGGGCTTGACGGCGTTTTCCTGCGCACCGAAGAGCTTGTACTGGTGCTGCCCGCCACGCACCCGAAGGTACGCCAGCCCAGGGACGTCACGCTGCGGCATCTGGCGGCCTTCGCCAGGGGCTGCACCTATCGGCAATGCGCGGAAGCCTGGCTGGAGGCAGGCGGCGAGGAGATGCGGCGCCGGCTCTCCGTGGTGGAAATGCCTTCCTATCATGCGATCTTTGCCTATGTCTCCGCAGGATCGGCCGTCGGCATCGTGCCGCGCTCCCTGCTGGCACTGCATCCGGATGCGGCGGAATTCCACACGGTACCGATCAGGCCGGTCCATACCTTCCTGGTCAGGCGATCCGGCTTCAGCACGTCGGGATATGAAGCCTTCCTGCGGGAACTGCGCCATGACTGA
- a CDS encoding sigma-54 interaction domain-containing protein has translation MDRTPLGALVCSREGARLAALGACADPAIADAAFSACARAAEPSRGRKLFPVEAGARRFIGVCLEDSDHQLILLHRADPQAVLFDFLGTVPFAGAILDYFLNDPYQAITVVDRDGLVRFISPVHEKFLGLERGAGTGRPAADVIPNSRLPQVVASGKAEIGQLQQLDGATRVVNRMPIRQDGEVVGAIGQVMFKGPEAIGRMHKELVELRSEVARYQREFDGVRERQPAFGLIGESAPMQRLRREIQTVARLDVPVLILGESGTGKELVARAIHGAGPEPASERPLVSLNLAALPATLIESELFGHAPGAFTGSQRQGQAGKLEQAAGGTVFLDEVADIPMEMQVKLLRVLEDHMVERLGSRRAQRVDFRLVSATNRDIPELIDAGRFRLDLYYRLSGVVLRIPALRQRREDIPALLQHFVDAFCARNGMPAPGIDHEVARHLAGQPWPGNVRQLRQRIEEALVFCDGRTLRVADFARGESARGQLSGLESHASVHAAEPAYPHETSSADDPPSTSPALRSTSEPAAGMKELAYAAVMDAVARHGGNKKRAAEQLRISRSHLYKILERGPHA, from the coding sequence ATGGACAGGACCCCGCTTGGCGCCCTGGTTTGCTCGCGCGAGGGCGCCCGGCTGGCGGCGTTAGGGGCCTGCGCCGACCCCGCCATCGCCGACGCGGCGTTCTCCGCATGCGCCCGCGCCGCGGAGCCGAGCCGGGGACGCAAGCTGTTCCCCGTCGAAGCCGGCGCGCGGCGATTCATCGGCGTGTGCCTGGAAGACAGCGACCACCAGTTGATCCTCCTGCACCGCGCCGACCCACAGGCCGTTCTGTTCGACTTCCTTGGCACGGTGCCTTTCGCCGGCGCGATCCTCGACTATTTCCTGAACGACCCATACCAGGCCATCACCGTGGTCGACAGGGATGGCCTGGTGCGCTTCATCAGCCCTGTCCACGAGAAATTCCTGGGCCTGGAGCGCGGTGCCGGCACCGGCCGCCCCGCCGCGGACGTCATCCCCAACTCGCGGCTGCCGCAGGTGGTGGCCAGCGGCAAGGCCGAGATCGGGCAGTTGCAGCAGCTGGATGGCGCCACACGCGTGGTCAACCGCATGCCGATCCGCCAGGATGGCGAAGTGGTGGGCGCCATCGGCCAGGTCATGTTCAAGGGGCCGGAAGCCATTGGGCGCATGCACAAGGAGCTGGTCGAATTGCGCTCGGAAGTGGCGCGCTACCAGCGTGAGTTCGACGGCGTGCGCGAGCGGCAACCGGCGTTCGGCCTGATCGGCGAAAGCGCGCCGATGCAGCGGCTGCGCCGCGAAATCCAGACTGTGGCACGCCTTGACGTGCCGGTGCTGATCCTGGGCGAAAGCGGCACCGGCAAGGAACTGGTGGCCCGCGCCATCCACGGTGCCGGGCCCGAGCCGGCAAGCGAACGGCCGCTGGTCAGCCTGAACCTGGCCGCGCTGCCCGCCACGCTGATCGAATCCGAGCTGTTCGGCCACGCGCCCGGCGCCTTCACCGGGAGCCAGCGCCAGGGGCAGGCGGGCAAGCTCGAACAGGCAGCCGGCGGCACGGTCTTTCTGGACGAGGTCGCCGATATCCCGATGGAGATGCAGGTCAAGCTGTTGCGCGTGCTCGAAGACCACATGGTGGAACGCCTTGGCAGCCGCCGCGCGCAGCGGGTCGACTTCCGGCTGGTTTCGGCCACCAACCGCGACATTCCCGAACTGATCGACGCCGGGCGGTTCCGCCTCGACTTGTACTACCGGCTCAGTGGCGTGGTGCTGCGCATCCCTGCCCTGCGCCAGCGGCGCGAGGACATTCCCGCCCTGCTGCAGCATTTCGTCGATGCCTTCTGCGCGCGCAACGGCATGCCGGCGCCGGGCATCGACCATGAGGTGGCGCGCCATCTTGCCGGCCAGCCATGGCCCGGCAATGTGCGCCAGTTGCGCCAGCGCATCGAGGAAGCGTTGGTCTTCTGCGACGGCCGTACGCTGCGCGTGGCGGATTTTGCACGTGGCGAATCCGCACGCGGGCAGCTTTCGGGCCTGGAAAGCCACGCCTCCGTGCATGCGGCCGAACCAGCGTATCCGCACGAAACGTCCTCGGCAGACGACCCGCCATCGACCTCTCCCGCACTTCGATCAACCAGCGAGCCCGCCGCGGGGATGAAGGAGCTTGCCTATGCCGCGGTGATGGACGCCGTCGCGCGACATGGCGGCAACAAGAAGCGCGCGGCCGAGCAACTGCGGATCTCCCGCTCGCACCTGTACAAGATCCTGGAGCGCGGGCCGCACGCATAG
- a CDS encoding acetyl-CoA carboxylase family protein, translating into MKKLLIANRGEIALRVLRAARDLEIGTVAVYSQDDQGALHRILADEAVALDGAGPAAYIDIAGIIAAAKASGCDAIHPGYGFLSERADFAQACQDAGIRFIGPTVEHLALFGDKGRALELAADSDVPVMPATRGAASLDEITSFFDQQGGAGVVIKAVGGGGGRGMRVVRRREDLAEAYARCRSEAGSAFGIDAVYAERLVARARHIEVQIAGDGAHVIALGERDCTLQRRFQKLVEIAPSPVLKPQLREQIIKAALRLARRVNYQSLGTFEFLVEETESGEQKDFVFIEANPRLQVEHTITEQVTGVDLVALQIGLAAGQTLAYLGLDPAAPPQPRGYAIQVRINAEMTDAQGLARPAHGRLERFDPPSGPDVRVDSHGYTGYEPSPNFDTLLAKLIVSSATPRFEAAVRRLQRSLAEFRIAGVPTNLNLLRALVQRDDFLTQDVHTRHFEAIMQELAASAEAIAQAGRAQEALLGGAARPSQAHTPHHADPEEEISEGLAAIRAPLTGRVVEIAVALDDIVKPGQTVAVLDAMKMEHAIVTECGGRVVDLRLEPGALAAENQVLIVLEQLEADGISVAAVQQVDPNAIRADLQRVLDRHAYLDDAARPDAVARRRSRGQRTARENLADLCDPDTFVEYGALALAAQASRRSQQDLIVNTPADGLITGIGNINGELVGKERARSAVMAYDATVMAGTQGKRNHIKTDRIVEVALRDELPLVLFGEGGGGRPGDVDFPSVSGLYQPSFAAFAELSGNVPVVGIVSGRCFAGNAAFLGCCDVIIADKSANIGMAGPAMIEGGGLGIYSPEEVGPASVQLANGVIDVLVDNEAEAVQAAKHYLSMFQGRVAHWSAPQALALRHVVPENRLRVYDTRKAIEGIADVGSVLMLRSGFGAGIHTALARVEGQPVGIMANNPYHLGGAIDADAADKASRFMQLCDAHGLPIVSLIDTPGFMVGPEVEARAQVRHVSRMFLTAAKLRVALLAVTLRKGYGLGAMAMAGGGFRSASFTVSWPTGEFGPMGLEGAVRLGFKKELEAVPDGPERKALFDRLVAQSYERGHAINTAAAVEIDAVIDPAQTRKWIAQGIASADVRSRRERRGFIDAW; encoded by the coding sequence TTGAAAAAGCTGTTGATTGCCAATCGCGGGGAGATCGCGCTGCGCGTCCTGCGCGCCGCACGCGATCTCGAGATCGGGACCGTCGCGGTCTATTCGCAGGACGACCAGGGCGCCTTGCACCGGATCCTGGCCGACGAGGCCGTCGCCCTCGACGGCGCCGGTCCGGCCGCGTACATCGACATTGCAGGCATCATCGCCGCGGCGAAGGCATCCGGCTGCGATGCGATCCACCCGGGCTATGGCTTCCTCAGCGAACGGGCGGATTTTGCACAGGCCTGCCAAGACGCTGGCATCCGCTTTATCGGCCCCACCGTCGAGCATCTTGCGCTGTTTGGCGACAAGGGGCGAGCGCTTGAGTTGGCGGCCGACAGCGACGTCCCGGTCATGCCGGCGACACGTGGCGCAGCGTCGCTCGATGAAATCACCAGCTTCTTCGACCAGCAAGGCGGCGCCGGCGTGGTGATCAAGGCGGTCGGCGGCGGCGGCGGCCGCGGCATGCGTGTGGTCCGCCGGCGTGAGGACCTGGCCGAGGCCTATGCGCGCTGCCGGTCCGAGGCGGGTTCGGCGTTCGGCATCGATGCGGTCTATGCCGAGCGGCTGGTGGCGCGCGCGCGCCATATCGAAGTACAGATCGCCGGCGACGGCGCGCACGTCATCGCCCTCGGCGAACGTGACTGCACCTTGCAGCGCCGCTTCCAGAAGCTGGTGGAAATCGCGCCCAGCCCGGTACTCAAGCCGCAACTGCGCGAGCAGATCATCAAGGCGGCGCTCAGGCTGGCGCGCCGCGTCAACTACCAGAGCCTGGGTACCTTCGAGTTCCTGGTCGAGGAAACCGAATCCGGCGAGCAGAAGGATTTTGTCTTTATCGAAGCCAATCCCCGCTTGCAGGTCGAGCACACCATCACCGAGCAGGTCACCGGCGTCGATCTCGTCGCACTGCAGATCGGGCTTGCGGCGGGACAGACGCTTGCCTATCTCGGCCTCGATCCCGCTGCGCCGCCGCAGCCCAGGGGATACGCCATCCAGGTGCGCATCAACGCGGAAATGACCGATGCACAAGGCCTGGCACGTCCGGCGCACGGCCGCCTGGAGCGTTTCGACCCGCCCTCGGGTCCCGACGTCCGCGTCGATTCCCATGGCTACACCGGCTATGAACCGTCGCCCAATTTCGACACCTTGCTGGCGAAACTGATCGTCAGCAGCGCAACACCCAGGTTCGAAGCGGCCGTGCGGCGCCTGCAGCGCAGCCTGGCAGAATTCCGCATCGCCGGCGTGCCGACCAACCTCAATTTGCTGCGTGCGCTGGTGCAGCGCGACGACTTCCTCACCCAGGACGTCCATACCCGGCACTTCGAGGCGATCATGCAGGAGCTGGCCGCATCGGCGGAGGCCATTGCGCAAGCCGGACGCGCGCAGGAGGCCTTGCTGGGCGGCGCGGCCCGTCCATCGCAAGCCCACACGCCACACCATGCCGATCCGGAAGAGGAAATCAGCGAAGGGCTGGCGGCGATCCGCGCACCGCTGACCGGCCGGGTGGTAGAGATTGCCGTCGCGCTGGACGACATCGTCAAGCCCGGCCAGACAGTCGCGGTGCTGGACGCCATGAAGATGGAGCACGCCATCGTCACGGAGTGCGGCGGGCGCGTGGTCGACCTGCGGCTGGAGCCGGGCGCACTGGCCGCCGAAAACCAGGTGCTGATCGTGCTGGAGCAGCTCGAGGCCGATGGCATTTCCGTGGCTGCCGTGCAGCAGGTCGATCCGAATGCGATCCGCGCGGACCTGCAGCGCGTGCTGGACCGGCATGCCTACCTGGATGACGCCGCGCGTCCCGATGCCGTTGCCAGGCGCCGCTCGCGCGGGCAGCGCACGGCCCGTGAAAACCTCGCCGACCTGTGCGATCCGGATACCTTCGTCGAGTATGGCGCGCTGGCGCTGGCGGCACAGGCTTCACGCCGCAGCCAGCAGGACCTGATCGTCAACACCCCGGCGGATGGCCTGATCACGGGCATCGGCAATATCAATGGCGAACTGGTCGGCAAGGAGCGGGCCCGCAGTGCGGTGATGGCCTACGACGCCACGGTGATGGCCGGCACGCAGGGCAAGCGCAACCATATCAAGACCGACCGCATCGTGGAGGTCGCGCTGCGTGACGAACTGCCCCTGGTGCTGTTTGGTGAAGGCGGTGGCGGCCGGCCCGGTGACGTGGATTTCCCTTCGGTTTCGGGGTTGTACCAGCCGTCGTTCGCCGCCTTTGCGGAGTTGAGCGGCAATGTGCCGGTGGTGGGCATTGTCTCGGGGCGCTGCTTTGCCGGCAACGCGGCCTTCCTCGGCTGCTGCGACGTCATCATTGCCGACAAGTCGGCCAATATCGGCATGGCGGGACCGGCCATGATCGAAGGCGGCGGCCTTGGCATCTACAGCCCCGAAGAAGTCGGCCCGGCATCGGTGCAGCTTGCCAATGGCGTGATCGATGTCCTGGTCGACAACGAGGCTGAAGCCGTGCAGGCAGCCAAGCACTACCTGTCGATGTTCCAGGGCCGCGTGGCGCACTGGAGCGCGCCGCAAGCGCTGGCGCTGCGCCATGTCGTCCCCGAGAACCGGCTGCGCGTGTACGACACCCGCAAGGCCATCGAGGGCATCGCCGACGTCGGCAGCGTGCTGATGCTGCGCAGCGGCTTCGGCGCGGGCATCCACACCGCGCTGGCGCGCGTGGAAGGGCAGCCGGTCGGCATCATGGCCAATAACCCGTATCACCTTGGCGGAGCCATCGATGCGGATGCCGCGGACAAGGCGTCGCGCTTCATGCAGCTGTGCGATGCGCACGGGCTGCCGATCGTCTCGCTGATCGACACCCCCGGGTTCATGGTCGGGCCGGAGGTCGAGGCCCGCGCACAGGTGCGGCACGTGTCGCGCATGTTCCTGACGGCCGCCAAGCTGCGCGTCGCCTTGCTGGCGGTGACGCTGCGCAAGGGCTACGGCCTCGGCGCCATGGCCATGGCGGGCGGTGGCTTCCGCTCGGCGAGCTTCACCGTGTCGTGGCCGACCGGCGAGTTTGGCCCGATGGGACTGGAAGGCGCGGTCAGGCTGGGCTTCAAGAAAGAGCTGGAGGCGGTGCCGGATGGCCCCGAGCGCAAGGCGCTGTTCGACAGGCTGGTCGCCCAGTCCTATGAGCGCGGCCACGCGATCAACACGGCGGCTGCCGTCGAGATCGACGCGGTGATCGACCCTGCGCAGACACGGAAATGGATCGCACAGGGCATTGCGTCCGCTGACGTGCGCAGCCGCAGGGAACGCCGCGGCTTCATCGATGCGTGGTAA